The Pyxidicoccus sp. MSG2 DNA segment TGCGTGACGGCGTCACACGGGTCATTCGGGCCGCAGGACGTCTGACCCTCCTTGCAGGTGCGGGCGAAGCCGCCAGCACGGGCCATGGCGTCCAGCACCGCGGGGCCATCACCCTCCGCCGTCTCCGTGCCGAACCCGATGACGATGGTGGTGATTTCCTTGCCGGCCAGCTCCCGCACCGCCTCCACCGAGGCCTCCATGTCCAGGCAGCCCAGCTTCTCCGCCGCCCCCGCACAGGTCGAGGCCGTGCACCGGCAGCGCGGGTCTGTGCCCTTGTAGATGTTATCGCCGTTGCAGTTGGGCAGGCCGTCCGTGAGCAGCACCACGAACTGCTTGCGCTCCGCGTCCTGGAGCCCGGGCAGGTTCTTCACGAAGCGCAGGCTCAGGCTCGTCGGCGTGCCGCCCAGGGGACGCCCCGTCCCCGCGTTGGGGATGCCCTGGATGATGTCGTTGATTTGATTCGCGTTCGCCAGCAGCGAGGCATCGTCCTCCGCCACCGGCAGGTCCTTGCGCACGGTGGTCTCCGACGCGGTCCGGCAGGACGCGAGGATGCCGGCTTCTCCGCGCGGGTCGGGATAGGTCGTCAGGCCGAAGCGGACGAAGGCCCCGGTGTCGGCGAGGAACTTCGGCACCGCGGCCTGCAGCTCCGTCCAGCGCGTGGGGCAGACTGCCGGGTTGCAGGCATCCGTGTCCCCGCAGACCTTGCCGTCATCTCTCCCGGGCACGAGGCAGTCGGGGTCCGACGTGTCCACCGGGTCCGTCATGGAGGCGGAGGTGTCCACCAACAGCATGACGTTGGGCTTGAGCCTGCGCCCGACGAAGGGCTCCTCGAAGGTCGTCTGCGCGATGGCGAGGGGCTCCACCGGCTCGAAGTCATAGGTCTGGCAGGCTCCCGCGAGGGCACTCAGACAGGCGCCGAAAGCGAGAGCACTCAGCAGGGTCGGCCGGGTGCGCATGGACGAGGGACTCCTTCGTTCGGGGGCGCGTGCAGGGTAGCGCGCCATTTCTCCCCGAGGGCAAGGACTCCGCACGCCGCGCGGCGATCACCACCGCATTGCAACTACCACTCACATGCACACTGAAGTTTTTGAAGAGACTGGGACGGGGCGAGGTTCCTGTGAGACGTCAGAACACCGCTCTATATTTTGTCCCACCATGACCACCACGACCCGTCGTGCCCTGATGCTGCTGTCCTTCCTGTCCCTCGCCGCCTGCGGAGGGCCGGTGGAGGAGGCCTCGTCCGAGTCCGCCTCCAGCGAGGCGTCCCAGGAGCAGGCCGCCACCCTCATCTGTCCGGACTTCGTCCTGAGTGCTCCCGAGTGCACCAACCTGCCCGCTACCTCCCCCTGCGTGCGGAGCAACGGCGCACCGGGCACCTGTCACGCGTACATGAGCAAGCCGGGACTCGTCTGCTCCTGTTACTAGCCTCCCGCGCCGTCAGCGGGTGCCGGTGGCCTGGCGCTGGGGCGTGAGTACACGCACCAGCGCCTCGGCCACGGCGGCGGCGGACGCCGGGTTCTGCCCGGTGACGAGCCGCTCGCTCACCACCACGTGCCGCTGGAAGTCGGGCGCCTTCGTGAAGCGCGCGCCGCGCTCGATGAGCTTCGACTCCAGGAGGAAGGGCACGACCTGGGTGAGCTTCACCGCCGCCTCCTCCTCGTTGGTGAAGGCGGACACGTCCCGCCCCGCCACGAGGTAGCCGCCGTCCGGCAGCTTCGCGTTCACCAGCGCCGCGGGGCCGTGGCACACCGCAGCCACCGCTCCGCCGCGCGCGTAGAGGGCGCCGATGAGCGCATTGAGGCGCGCGTCTTGCGGCAAATCGAACATCGTCCCGTGCCCGCCCGGCACGTAGATGGCGGCATACCGCGCGGGCTCCACCTGCTCCGGGCGCAGCGTCGTCTCCAGGCGCGCCAGTTGCCGCGCGTCGTCGAGGAAGGCGCGATTGAGGGCATCGTCGCGTGACACGCCGTCCATCGGCGCCCGTCCGCCCTTGGGGCTGACGTAGTCCACCTCCAGGCCGGCGCGGGTGAAGACGTCGAGCGCGTGGGTGAGTTCGGACAGGTAGAAGCCCGTCTTCCGTCCGGTGTCGCCGAGGGTGTCGTGGCTGGTGAGGACGATGAGGATGCGCATGGGTTTGTTTCCTCGAGGGGAAGGGGAAGCCTGGGGACCTGCGCCCGTGGCAAGGAGCGCCACGGCGAGCAGGCCGAGCCAGCGGAGTGAGTGGGTGCCGTTCATGGCGCTGCAAGGTATGAGGCGGGGACGCCGGGCGCCCATCGGCCTTCCGACTGCGAGCGATAGGATTTTTCATGGCTGAGCTGGACCTGCTCCACTCGTTCCTCGCCATCTACCGGGCGGGCTCCATCTCCCGCGCGGCCACCACGGTGCACCTCACGCAGCCGGCGCTGTCCGCGCACCTCCAGGCGTTGGAGGCGCGGCTGGGACGGCCCCTCTTCACGCGACGGGCGCGCGGCGTGGTGCCGACGCCCGCGGGGCACGACCTCGCGCAGGCGGCCGCCGCGCACGTGGACGCGCTGGACACCCTCGTGGACGCGATGCGGGCGGGCAACACGGCGCTGGAGGGGACGCTCTACCTGGGCGGACCGGCGGAGCTGCTGGCGGCGAAGGTGCTCCCGGCGCTCGCGCCGCTGGTGGCCCGGGGCCTGACGCTCCAGGTGCGGCTGGACGTGGTGACGCCGCTGCTCGAGGCGCTCGGCGCGGGCGAGCTGGACCTGGTGGTGGCCTCGCGCAAGGTGGCCGCGCGCGGGCTGGTGTACCAGGTCCTCTATGACGAGGAGCTGGTGCTGGTGGGCGCCCCGGACTGGGCGGAGCGGCTGCCACGCAAGGCGCTGGAGGCGGCGGGCGGAGAGGCGCTGCTCGCGGACGTGCCGTGGCTGGCCTACGCGGGCGACCTTCCGCTGCTGCGGCGATTCTTCCGAGATGCTTTCGGCGCCCGTGTCCGCGGAAGCGCACGCGCCGCCGTGCCAGACCTCCGCGCGGTGATGGCCCTGGCCGAAGGAGGCGCGGGCATGACGGTGCTGCCCCGCTACCTGTGCGAGGGCGCCTTGCAGCGGGGCTCGCTGGTGGAGCTGATGCGGCCTGCCCGGCCCGTGCTCAACCGGCTCCACCTGGCCACGCGCGAGGCCCGGGGCCTGGCGCCCCGAGTCCGGGCCGCGGTGGAGCTGCTGCTCCGCTCGGCCCCGGGGTGGTAGCGCGAGGGCCCCCATCCGGAGGCCGAGCGCCACCTGTCCCCATGAAAGACACCGTGCCGGGCGAAGTCCCACTTCCCCGCCCGGCGCGGCTGCGTTCCTGCTTCAGTGCCCCGGTGCGCCCGTGGCTCCGGGAGGAACCGGCGCGGGCTCCGGCTCGGCCCGGCGTAGCTCCAGCTTGCGGATGACGATGTAGAAGATGGGCGTCAGCACCAGGCCGAAGAGCGTCACCCCAAGCATGCCGGCGAGCACCGCCACGCCCATCGCCTGCCGCATCTCCGAGCCCGCGCCCGTGGCCGTCGCGAGCGGCACCACGCCCATGATGAAGGCCACCGACGTCATCAGGATGGGCCGCAGCCGCAGCCGGCATGCCTCGAGCGCCGCCTGCGCCACGCCCATGCCCTCGTCCTCCTTGGAGCGGGCGAACTCGACGATGAGGATGGCGTTCTTCGCCGCGAGGCCGATGAGCACCACGAGGCCAATCTGCGTGAAGATGTTGTTCTCCCCGCCCGTGAGCCACACGCCGACAATCGCGCTGAGCAGCGCCATGGGCACCGTCAGCAGCACCGCCAGCGGCAGCGTCCAGCTGTTGTACTGCGCCGCGAGGATGAGGAAGGCGAGCAGGATGGCCAGCGGGAAGACGAGCAGCCCTTCCTTGCCGGCGAGCTTCTCCTGGTAGGTGAGGTCGGTCCACTCGAAGCTCATCCCGGCGGGAAGCGTCTCCGCCGCGACTCGCTCCATCGCCGCCACCGCCGCTCCCGTGCTGACACCCGGCCGGGCCATGCCATTGAGGTCCGCGGACGGGTAGCCGTTGTAGCGCATCACCTGGTCCGGTCCGAAGGACGGCGCCACGTTGACGAGTGACGCCAGCGGCACCATGCCGCCCTGCGCATTGCGCACCTGGAGCCGGCCGATGTCCTCCGCCTGCATGCGGTACGGCGCGTCCGCCTGCACATTCACCTGGTAGGTGCGCCCGAAGCGGTTGAAGTCATTCACGTAGAGCGAGCCCAGGTGGATTTGCAGCGTGTCGAAGATGTCCCCGAGCGGCACGCCCTGCGTCTTCGCCTTCACCCGGTCCACGTCGAGCTGGAGCTGGGGCACGTTGATTTCGAAGCCCGTCATCAGCCCCGCCACCTCCGGCTCCTGGGCGGCCCGCCGCGACAGGGCCTGCGCGGCCTCGTAGAGCGCCTCGGGGCCCAGGCCCGCGCGGTCCTCCAGTTGGAGCTTGAAGCCCGCCAGCGCGCCCATGCCCGGCACCGGCGGGGGCGGGAAGATGGCGGTGAAGCCTTCCTGGATGGTGCTGAACTTCGCCTGGAGGCGCCCGGCAATCGCGTTCGCCGACAGCTCCGGCGACTGCCGCTTCTCGAAGGTATCGAGCGCGGTGAAGACCACCGCCGCGTTGGGCGCGTTGACGAAGCCATTCACCGACAGGCCGGAGAACGCAATCACGTTGGCCACGCCGGGCTCGGCCAGCGCAATCTCCGACATGCGGCGCACCACGTCCGTCGTCCTGTCCAGCGACGAGGCCGGCGGCAGCTGGGCAATGCCCACGAGGTAGTACTTGTCCTGCATGGGGACGAAGCCCTTGGGCACGTGCGCGAAGCCCGCCCACGTCAGCCCCAGCAGCCCGCCGTAGATGAGCAGCGCCACCGCGCTGACGCGCACCACGCGCTTCACCGTGCGCACGTAGCCTTCCGACGCGCGCTCGAAGAAGCGGTTGAAGGGCTTGAAGAGCCGGCCCCCCAGCGACCAGTCCATGAAGCGCGTGAGGGCGTCCTTGCGGCCATGGTGCGAGCGCAGCAGCACGCCCGCCAGCGCCGGGCTCAGCGTGAGCGAGTTGAAGGCGGACAGCAGCGTGGAGATGGCGATGGTGAGGGCGAACTGCCGGTAAAACTGGCCGGTGAGGCCGCCGAGGAACGCGGTGGGGATGAAGACGGCCGCCAGCACCGACGTAATCGCGATGATGGGCCCCGTCACCTCCGTCATCGCCCTGCGGGCCGCCTCCTTCGGACTGGCCCCCAGCGAGATGTGCCGCTCGACGTTCTCCACGACGACGATGGCGTCATCCACCACGATGCCGATGGAGAGCACCAGTCCGAAGAGTGACAGCGTGTTGAGCGAGAAGCCCAACAGGTGCATCACCGCCGCCGTGCCCACCAGCGACACCGGCACCGCCGCGAGCGGGATGATGGACGCGCGCCACGTCTGGAGGAAGAGCACCACCACCAGCACCACGAGGAACACGGCCTCCAGCAGCGTGGTCACCACGTTCTTGATGGAGGCGCGCACGAAGAAGGTCGGGTCATACGCGACGCGGTACTCCATGCCCTTCGGGAAGGCCGCGCTCAACTCCGCCACGCGCTCGCGCACGGCGGCAGAGACTTCGAGCGCGTTGGAGCCGGAGGCCTGGTTGATGCCAATGGCCACCGCCGGCTTGCCGTCCAGGAGCGCCTTCAGCCCGTAGCTGCTGGCCCCCATCTCCACCCGGGCCACGTCGCGCAGGCGCGTCACCTGGCCGCCCTCGCCCACCTTGAGGACGATGTCGCCGAACTGCTGCTCGTCGGCGAGCCGGCCCTGCGTGGTGACGGTGATTTGAAACGCGGAGCTGGCGTCCGGCTGCTGCCCGACGACGCCCGCGGCCACCTGCACGTTCTGCTCACGGATGGCGGCCACCGCGTCGCTCGCGGTGAGCTTGCGCGAGGCCAGCTTCTGCGGGTCCAACCAGATGCGCATGCTGTACTCGCCCGCGCCCCACACCACGACGCTGCCCACGCCGGGGATGCGCTGGAGCACGTCCTTCACCTGGAGCACCGCGTAGTTGGAGAGGTAGAGCGGCTCCAGTGACGCGTCCGGGGAGACGAGGTGCACCACCATCAGGATGTCCGTGCTCGTCTTCTCCGTGAGCACGCCCAGCCGCTGCACCTCCTGCGGCAGGCGCGGCAGCGCGCGCGCCACGCGGTTCTGCACCTGCACCTGCGCGAGGTCCGCGTCCACGCCCTGGGCGAACGTCACCGTGAGGGACACGCGGCCGTCGCTGGTGGACTGCGAGGACATGTAGAGCATGCCCTCCACGCCGTTGATTTCCTGCTCCAGCGGCGCGGCCACCGTCTCCGCGATGACGCGCGGGTTGGCGCCGGGGTAGGCCGCGCGCACCACCACCGTGGGCGGCGCGACGGCGGGGTACTCACTGAGGGGAAGCTGGACGATGGAGAGCCCTCCCGCGATGAGCAGGAGGACGGAGAGCACGGCCGCGAAGATGGGCCGGTCGACGAAGAAGTGGGCGAACTTCATGGCCGGGCGCTCCCCGCGCGCTGCGTCTTCGCCATCGCCACGAGCTTCGGCGTCACCTTCATGCCGGGCCGGGCGAGGCCCTTGAGGACGATGCGCTCGCCGGGCGACAGGCCCTTCACCACCGTGCGCAGGCCGCCGTCGCTGGCGCCCAGCTCCACGCGGCGCTGCTCCAGCGCCCCGTCCGCGCCCACCACGAGCACGTAGCGGCCCTGCTGGTCCGTGCCCACCGCCAGGTCGTCGATGAGGACCGTGTCGCGGGACGGGCCCGTCTCCAGGCGCACGCGCGCGAAGAGGCCCGGGGTGAGCCGGCCGTCGGGATTGGACAGGACGGCGCGTGCCCGCGCGGTGCCGGTGCCGGAGTCCACCTTGTTGGACAGGAAGTCGAGCTTCGCCTCGTGGGGGAAGCCGTCCTCGCCCAGCAGCGCCACGCGCACGGGCACGGGCTGGATGCGCCCGTCGGCCTGGCGGCCCGAGGGGCCGGCGCTGGCGAAGCGCAGGTAGGTGGGCTCGTCCACGTCGAAGTAGACGTAGAACGGGTCCACCGAGACGATGGTGGTGAGCAGCGTGGCCCCGGCGGTGCCGCCGCTGACGAGGTTGCCCGGCGTTACGAGCGCCTGTCCCACGCGGCCGTTGATGGGCGCGCGGACCTTGGTGTCCTGGAGGTCGATTTCCGCGGAGCGCACGGCGGCGCGGGCGGACTCGACGCGGGCGAGGCTCTCGGCGTGCTCGGCCTTGAGCACGTCGAAGTCACTCTGGGAGATGACGCGCTCAGCCACGAGCTTCTCGCCGCGCTCGAAGCGGCTCTTCGCCAGGGTGCTGCGCTCCTCGGACTGGCGCAGGTCGGCCTGCGCGCGAGAGAGCGTGGCCTCGTAGGTGCGCGCGTCGAGCTGGAAGAGCACCTGCCCGGCCTTGACCAGCCCGCCCTCGGCGAAGCGGACGGAGTCGATGTAGCCGCCCACGCGGGGACGCAACTCCACGCTCTGCACGGCGGCGAGCGCGCCGGTGAACTCCGCGCTCTCCGACAGGGGCTTCGTGACGACCTCTGCCACCACGACTTCGGGGGCCGCCGGTTGCGCGGCTCCCTGCCCTGACTGCTCTCCCTTGCCGTCCCGGGCCAGGACGAAACCACCCACCACCAGCGGGGCGACCAGGGCCGCTCCCACCACGACACGTCTGAGCTTCATGGATGACTCCTCTGCTGCGAAGGCACACGACGGCACGAGACGACTCGCGCTCCCGCGAGCCGCCGCGTTCTGCCGGCGTCGAGATTCAGGGCGTGAGCAGGGCTCCGCCCGGGCCCCTCCCGCGGAACACGTGTGTCCGCCGGGGAGCCGGGATGTGGATGGAATTCAGGGCCGCGAACGAAGGTCCGCGCGGGCTCTTACGGGGAATCGACCGGGGCGCGAGTCGCGCCGCTGCGTTGTCGACGACAACATGGGTGCGCCGGGAGCGTCCGGCGTTCTCGCGCACCGTGGCGGAACGTCGGGACAGTGGCGGCCATCCGCGCCCCATCCATGGGGGCGAGGGAATATCCGGGGGTGTAACCGGCCACGAAATGAAACATGGCGGGTTACTAATCACCCCGGAGCAAGGGGCGCAATGGATTCTTCCTTCCCTCCAGGACGGGGGCGGAGACCTCCCGCGAACCCTTTCCGGGTCGTGGCTGAAACGACACGTCCGGGCCCGCGGTGGCGCGGGCCCGGACGAAAATAGTCTCGCTGCTGGAAGGACTTGACGCAGGGCCACTCAGAGCTTGAAGCCGCCCGTCACCTCGATTCGCTGGCCGGTGAGCCAGCGGGTCTCCGGGGCGAGCAGCATGGCCACGATGCCGCCGATGTCGTCGGGCACTCCCACGCGACCGAGCGCCGTCTCCGAGGCGACGAATTTCTGCAGCTCGACGTCGCGCATCGCTCCGCCGCCGAAGTCGGTCTCGATACCGCCCGGAGCGATGACGTTGACCGAGATGCGCCGCGGTCCCAGCTCCGCGGCCATGTATCGCGTGAGGACCTCGACGCCGCCCTTCATCACCGCATAGGCCGAGTAGCCGGGGAACGTGTAGCGCGCGAGGCCGGTCGACACGTTCAGAATCCGGCCGCCGTCCGCGATGAGCGGCAGGAGCTTCTGCGCGAGGAAGAACGTGCCCTTGAGGTGGACGTTCAAGAGCTCGTCGAACTGCTCCTCCGTGGTGTCGGCGAAGGGGGCACCGATACCCGTGCCGGCGTTGTTCACCAGGTAGTCGAAGCGCTCGCGCTTCCACACGCTGGCGAGCTCGGCCTTCACCGCCATGGCGAACGCCTGGAACCCCGCGCTCTTGCCGACGTCGAAGGGCAGAACCGCGGCCTTGCGTCCCTTGGCTTCAATCCGCGCCGCCACCTCTCGCGCCTCCTTCACCGAGGTCCGGTAGGTGAGAATCACATCGACGCCGCGGTCGGCGAGGGTCAGGGCCATGCTCCTGCCAAGCCCGCGACTGCCGCCAGTGATGAGGGCAATGGGGGCAGCGGTGCTGCCGTTCGTCGTGCTCATGAGGCTCCCTTTCAAACGGCTCACGGTGTGCCGTGAAAGAGATGTGCCGTACGGCCCTGGTCGTCGCTAGATACTCTTTCGTCCCATACGAACCGGTTCGCCCCATACGAACCTGGCGGTAACCATGCCGACACTCTTCAAACAGCTTCCTCCCCTGCCAGCGGAGCGCGCACTCAAGGTCATCGGCGGCCGTTGGAAGGTGGTCATTCTCTATTACCTGTTTGAAGGCCCGAAACGCCTCTCGGAGCTCAGGCGCCTGGCGCCGCTCGCGAGCCAGAAGGTCCTGGTCCAGCAGCTTCGGGAGATGGAGGAGCACGGCATCGTTGACCGCAAGGTCTTCGCCCAAGTGCCTCCGCGCGTGGAGTACTCGGCGACGAAGCTGGGCCTCAGCCTCCAGCCCATCATCGCGTCGCTCTGCGAATGGGGCCGCCATCACGCGTCGGAGCTGAGCGCGCTCGATGCACCTGAAGTACAGGAGCGACCGGGTGGCGTCCGCAAACCCCGGCAGGCTGCGATTGGCATCAAGCCGGCCGGGCAGTCCCTCGACTGACGCCGGGGCCGCAGGGGCGTGCTCCCCTGCCCGCCCTCCGGTCTGCGGTGGGAGGCCGCTGGTCAGCGGCGCCTGGCCGTCCCACCTTTGAGGGCATGAGCCCGCCACGGGGTACGAGCCCGTTCGAGGACGAGCAGGACGCCTCGCCTGCCCTGCTGGAGGGTGTGCGAGCGGCCGCGCTCCCGCTGAGTGGCAGGTCCGAGGACCTGGAGCCGCTCCTCGAGAGCATCGGCGACGCGCGCTTCGTCCTCCTGGGCGAGGCCACCCACGGCACCCACGAGTTCTACCAGGCCCGCGCCGCGCTCACCCGCCGCCTCGTCTCCGAGCACGGCTTCACCGCCGTGGCCGTGGAGGCGGACTGGCCGGATGCCCTGCGCGTCAACGCCTTCGTCCACGGTGAGGGCAACGACAGGAACGCCGCGAGCGCGCTCGGCAACTTCCAGCGCTTCCCCAAGTGGATGTGGCGCAACCGCGACGTGGAGGAACTGGTCACCTGGCTGCGCGCACACAACGCCAGCGTGGGCCCGGAGTTCCGCGCCGGCTTCTACGGGCTGGACCTCTACAGCCTCCACGCGTCCATGCGCGAGGTGGTGGCCTATCTGGAGACGGTGGACCCCGCCGCCGCCCAGCGCGCCCGCGAGCGCTACTCCTGCTTCGACCACTTCGGCTATGAGCCACAGGCCTACGGCGCGGCCACCACCTACGCCCATGCGGAGACCTGTGAGGCCGCGGTCCAGGCGCAGTTGATGGAGCTACAGCGGCGCGCGCCCCTCAACACGCGGGACGAGGATGCGCGCTTCTTCGCCGAGCAGAACGCCCAGCTCGCCGCCGACGCGGAGGGCTACTACCGCGCCATGTACGCGGGCCGTCACGAGGGGTGGAACCTGCGCGACACGCACATGGCAAATGCCGCGGACGCGCTGCTGAAGCACCTGTCCCGCAAGGGGCGCAAAGCGCGCATGGTCATCTGGGCGCACAACTCACACCTGGGCGACGCACGCGCCACGCAGATGGGCGACCAGGGCGAGCTGAACCTGGGGCAGCTCCTGCGCGAGCGGCACGGCGACGCCACGTACAACGTGGGCTTCACCACGTACACCGGCGTCGTGATTGCCGCGCACGAGTGGGACGAGCCGGGCCTGCGCCGCCGCATCCAACCCGCCATGGCCGGCAGCTACGAGCACCTCTTCCACGAGGTGGGCCTGCCGTCCTTCCTGCTGCGCATGGAAGATTTGGGCGAAGCGGCCGGCGGCCTGCACGAGCGCCGGCTGGAGCGCGCCATCGGCGTCGTGTATGCGCCGCGCACCGAGCGCTGGAGCCACTACTTCCACGCGGACCTGCCCGCGCAGTTCGACGCCGTGCTGCACTACGACGAAACGCGCGCCCTGCGGCCGCTCGACGCCGACTCCGGCCACGAGGAGGAGGACGCGCCCGACACCTATCCCTTCGGCTTGTGAGGAGCGGAGTGGGCGCCACGACCCGGGTCCGACCCCAGGGGCCGTGGCACTCCCACTCCCTTCCTCACCCCGGAAGAGGGCTACTTCTTCGGCGCGGGCGCGGGCGTCGTGGGAGCCGGCGTGGCGGGGGCGGGCTTCGCCGCCTGCGCCTTCTCGTAGGCGGCGACGCGCTTCGTGACTTCGCCCATCAGGTCATTGGGAATGGGGACGGAGAGGTTGTACTGGGCAATCTTCCAGGCGTTGCCCTCCTTCACCAGCACGCCGCTGCCGCGGCTGGGGCCCAGGTTGGGCGTGTCGAGCGTCTCGTCGAACCAGGCCACCGTGCCGTCCGCCGAGAGGGAGATGAAGCGCTTCACCGGCTTGAAGCTCCACGCCTTGCCCTTGGAGAAGTAGGGCTTGGACCAGGCGCGGAACTCGTCTCGAGTCCACCGCTCGGTGGCATCGGTGCCCATGAAGACGCCATCGGCGGTGAAGTGGCCGAAGTAGCGCGGCTCGTCCGCGGCGGCGGCGGCCTTGTGCCAGTCATCCAGCACCGCGGCGACGGCGGCCTTCGGGTCGGCGGGGGAGGTGCCCACGGGGGCGGCGGCGAGTGCGAGAAGCAGCAGGGAGACAGTGGTCACGCGGAGAGACCTCGTCAGGCAGAAGGTTCGCGGTATGAAGCGGCACGCGGTGCCCCGGGTCAAGGCGCTCGGGGGCGGAATAGAAAGGTGTCTCGCAGATGGTCCTCGAGAGCTTCGGGGTGGGTGAGGGCGACGTGCCCACGGTGATGCTGCACGGCTTCCTCGGGACGGGGCGGAATCTGCGCTCGCTGGCGGCGGCCTGGAGCGCGGCGGACCCGCGCCGGCGCTTCCTGCTGCCGGACCTCACCGGCCATGGCAGCTCGCCGGCCCTGCCCGCCAGCGCGGACCTCTTCACCCTGGCCCGCGACGTGGTGGACACGGCGCGCGCGCAGGGCATCTCCGGTCCGTTCGACTGGGTGGGCCACTCGCTGGGCGGGCGCGTGTCGCTGGCCGGCAGCCTCCACGTGCCCGAGGCCGTCCGGAGCGTCACGCTGCTGGACATCACCCCGGGCCCGGTGCCGGGCGACCTGTCGGAGAGCGGCAA contains these protein-coding regions:
- a CDS encoding nuclear transport factor 2 family protein, translating into MTTVSLLLLALAAAPVGTSPADPKAAVAAVLDDWHKAAAAADEPRYFGHFTADGVFMGTDATERWTRDEFRAWSKPYFSKGKAWSFKPVKRFISLSADGTVAWFDETLDTPNLGPSRGSGVLVKEGNAWKIAQYNLSVPIPNDLMGEVTKRVAAYEKAQAAKPAPATPAPTTPAPAPKK